The proteins below are encoded in one region of Geomonas ferrireducens:
- a CDS encoding rhomboid family intramembrane serine protease, with product MSLSDYFQEHEEQAFVAKALATAIIITVIKSSFPGLISLLYLLLPLVFLVVLRFHAAASGVDASQLLREHITFFPMMSTEDERRSEIKPWVTYSLILANVLIFYFFETQVPLEFISDNLVFLPHKPDLFNVPLSAFTSMFLHGSNGHLWGNMTFLWVIGSAVERRVGKKRFFWCYLATGLIGGLVFILVEFLFHGKAGHALGASGAIAGIMGIFAVRCYFKTMTFPIPILGIFSLILPVSLKVRLNSLVIMSLFFLSDLSGGLEQISGQGSMIGHWAHLGGMISGMLVAGYLKLGDDAVEERHLEIGIKASVAAVGFQGGERSMQIALDRNPNNVDALLGMARLKTKFHSSEEGQALYENALEILLVERPAEVAEVLEEYLRKYFTPPAVPNLVTRLAEAMGKAGRTELQVPCLERVIEVLDVPTPQREKALYQLATLLEFTSCFEAARSRFAQFVFEYPHSVLAEKARERADGEVFRPRRPSAVQEVASAPLCPACKTVMTIRRSASGPQMGVPFWVCGAYPACRTFQPVAIADAAEGAPRQWPAPPPERFRLVFDGTIGFTCDHEETKERLVQLFRCGRDQVDRLCSGNPTVLKRGLDYAAALKYKEAICSTGALCTMEKEDVPDRHEAQRSVQPASAPSRQEAPVAKAEPAASFSCPKCGHVQEKHESCVACGVYFAKVAELAEREFHDFRNHLESGSPGKLQASRLQRLLQPAIVWFAGKFPSRTTQFAAVASLFVLICGAYFMVGFADDYLSDTKAHALQANAALKSCFDKGKPDAFHIKSLLASRDFKNLEKLYDGYLDQYRKDVSYELFLYEAYKLFSPEHGIAVEDLDVWAATTGSPVAYAARGTYKAEQGFLARGTQYINETPQSNLDEMQRLHDDATTDLQKSLAANPFLMPAYCSLLRMAKTSNMPFSPKQIMDQAVNADKRAFVVRYEYIVSLEPRWGGSYGEMSDYAKSATKYGNLNPRLWCLLGVVESDRADDHYRAGEYSSAVRCYTNALKYGDRTSVLKYRAGCYFELYKKAEAIADYRKVLYYDPTDVKAQQELAIANGS from the coding sequence ATGTCCCTTTCCGATTACTTCCAGGAACACGAGGAACAGGCCTTTGTCGCCAAAGCGCTGGCGACCGCAATCATCATCACCGTCATAAAAAGTTCCTTTCCGGGGCTCATTTCGCTTCTCTATCTTCTATTGCCGTTGGTATTCCTGGTGGTACTCAGGTTCCATGCCGCCGCAAGTGGCGTTGACGCCTCGCAACTGCTTCGGGAGCATATCACCTTCTTCCCGATGATGAGCACCGAGGACGAGCGGCGCAGCGAAATCAAACCTTGGGTCACGTACTCCCTTATTCTCGCCAACGTTCTCATCTTCTACTTTTTCGAAACGCAGGTCCCCCTTGAATTCATCTCGGACAACTTGGTCTTCCTGCCGCACAAACCGGACCTGTTCAACGTCCCCTTAAGCGCATTCACCTCGATGTTTCTCCACGGCAGCAACGGCCACCTCTGGGGCAACATGACGTTTCTCTGGGTGATAGGCTCGGCGGTTGAGCGGCGCGTGGGGAAGAAACGTTTCTTCTGGTGCTACCTCGCCACGGGCCTCATTGGCGGGCTGGTCTTCATCCTCGTGGAGTTTCTCTTCCACGGGAAGGCCGGCCATGCTTTAGGTGCCTCGGGTGCCATCGCCGGTATCATGGGGATCTTCGCGGTCCGGTGCTACTTCAAAACCATGACCTTTCCGATCCCCATTCTCGGCATCTTCTCCCTTATCCTCCCGGTCAGCTTAAAGGTGCGGCTCAACTCGCTTGTGATCATGTCCCTGTTTTTCCTCTCAGATCTCTCCGGCGGTCTCGAGCAGATCAGCGGCCAAGGCTCCATGATCGGCCATTGGGCACACCTGGGCGGGATGATCTCCGGAATGCTGGTAGCCGGATACCTCAAACTCGGCGATGACGCGGTCGAAGAGCGGCACCTCGAGATCGGAATCAAGGCGTCGGTGGCGGCAGTCGGCTTTCAGGGGGGGGAGCGCTCGATGCAGATCGCCCTCGACCGTAACCCGAACAACGTGGATGCCCTCTTGGGCATGGCCCGGCTCAAGACGAAGTTTCACAGCAGCGAGGAGGGACAGGCGCTCTACGAGAACGCCCTGGAAATACTGCTCGTCGAACGACCGGCCGAGGTCGCGGAGGTGCTTGAAGAGTACCTCCGCAAGTACTTTACGCCCCCCGCTGTCCCCAATCTCGTGACCCGCCTGGCGGAAGCGATGGGGAAGGCGGGGCGGACCGAACTCCAGGTTCCCTGCCTGGAACGCGTGATCGAGGTTTTGGACGTCCCGACGCCGCAGCGGGAAAAAGCCCTCTACCAACTGGCGACCCTGCTTGAGTTCACCAGCTGCTTTGAGGCGGCCCGCAGCCGGTTCGCTCAGTTTGTTTTCGAGTATCCGCATTCTGTGCTGGCTGAAAAAGCACGAGAGCGTGCCGATGGCGAGGTGTTCCGGCCCCGGCGCCCCAGCGCGGTGCAGGAGGTTGCCTCGGCCCCGTTGTGCCCCGCCTGCAAAACCGTGATGACCATACGCCGCTCGGCCTCCGGACCGCAGATGGGCGTCCCGTTCTGGGTCTGCGGCGCCTATCCTGCCTGCCGGACCTTTCAACCGGTGGCAATCGCCGATGCTGCAGAGGGTGCGCCCCGACAGTGGCCGGCGCCGCCTCCGGAGCGCTTTCGGCTCGTTTTTGACGGCACGATCGGCTTCACCTGCGATCATGAGGAGACCAAGGAACGTCTGGTGCAACTATTCCGCTGCGGGCGCGACCAGGTTGACAGGCTTTGCAGCGGGAATCCCACCGTGCTTAAGCGAGGCCTCGATTACGCCGCCGCCCTCAAATACAAGGAAGCCATCTGCAGCACCGGCGCCCTCTGCACCATGGAGAAGGAAGATGTTCCTGACCGTCACGAGGCGCAGCGGTCCGTGCAACCCGCATCGGCACCGTCACGGCAAGAGGCGCCCGTGGCCAAGGCTGAGCCTGCCGCTTCCTTCTCGTGCCCCAAATGCGGGCACGTCCAGGAGAAGCATGAATCGTGCGTTGCTTGCGGTGTCTATTTTGCCAAGGTGGCTGAACTGGCGGAGCGAGAGTTCCATGATTTTCGTAACCACCTGGAATCCGGGTCGCCGGGAAAGTTGCAGGCGTCGCGGCTCCAACGACTGCTCCAACCGGCGATAGTATGGTTCGCCGGTAAATTCCCCAGTCGTACAACTCAGTTTGCAGCGGTGGCTTCATTGTTCGTGCTGATCTGCGGCGCTTACTTCATGGTGGGGTTTGCTGACGATTATCTCAGTGACACCAAGGCACATGCCTTACAGGCTAATGCGGCTCTTAAGTCCTGCTTTGACAAAGGAAAACCCGACGCATTCCATATCAAGAGTCTCCTCGCCTCGCGCGACTTCAAAAACCTGGAAAAACTCTACGACGGCTACCTGGACCAGTACAGAAAAGACGTCAGCTACGAACTCTTCCTTTATGAGGCCTATAAGCTTTTTTCGCCAGAACATGGCATAGCGGTCGAGGATCTCGATGTGTGGGCGGCAACAACAGGTTCCCCGGTCGCGTATGCCGCCAGAGGCACCTACAAGGCCGAACAGGGGTTTCTGGCCCGGGGGACTCAATATATAAATGAAACCCCTCAGTCCAACCTGGACGAGATGCAGCGGTTACACGACGATGCTACCACTGATCTACAGAAGTCACTTGCCGCGAACCCGTTCCTGATGCCGGCGTACTGCTCGCTGTTGCGGATGGCAAAAACCTCGAACATGCCTTTTTCGCCCAAGCAAATCATGGATCAGGCCGTGAATGCGGATAAACGCGCTTTTGTGGTCAGATATGAGTACATCGTTTCGTTGGAGCCCAGGTGGGGGGGATCGTACGGGGAGATGTCGGATTATGCCAAGAGTGCTACCAAGTACGGCAACCTCAACCCGCGTCTTTGGTGTCTCCTCGGGGTGGTAGAGTCTGATCGTGCCGACGACCACTATCGTGCCGGAGAATATTCTTCGGCCGTCCGCTGCTACACCAATGCGCTGAAGTACGGCGACCGGACCTCGGTGTTGAAGTATCGCGCCGGATGCTACTTTGAATTGTATAAGAAAGCTGAGGCCATCGCTGATTATCGTAAGGTACTCTACTACGATCCAACCGATGTTAAGGCGCAACAGGAGCTAGCGATAGCTAATGGAAGCTAG
- a CDS encoding DUF2442 domain-containing protein: MSKQILKRAIPNEQFQVILEFSGSEYRIFDTSVLCKEKGWNKLAYPQHMKTFSVFEDAIFWPDGGQVDASYLYQKSRPIDRGQLEHQVIRLSYKNQAPTSEDTLHHVYAVFLAPYSAKPFRLGESIGGGITDRGGGYDMSLSELLAWPEWKCHFELSGCSWAALLIESLSNNSEHLLNVLIVEACKRNGLAEETGWSSREKPLCSPLEPLRL; the protein is encoded by the coding sequence ATGAGCAAACAGATTCTAAAACGAGCAATACCAAATGAGCAGTTTCAGGTGATCTTGGAATTCTCTGGGTCCGAGTATCGGATCTTTGATACGTCCGTTCTTTGCAAGGAGAAGGGGTGGAATAAGCTCGCCTATCCACAGCACATGAAGACGTTTTCTGTTTTCGAAGACGCCATTTTCTGGCCAGACGGTGGACAAGTAGATGCAAGTTACTTATATCAAAAATCAAGGCCAATAGATCGGGGACAACTGGAGCATCAAGTCATAAGGTTGAGCTACAAAAATCAGGCTCCTACGTCGGAAGACACGCTTCATCATGTGTATGCCGTTTTCTTGGCGCCTTATAGCGCCAAACCATTCCGCCTCGGAGAGTCCATTGGTGGTGGTATCACAGATCGGGGAGGTGGTTACGATATGTCTTTATCAGAGTTGCTGGCTTGGCCCGAGTGGAAGTGCCACTTTGAACTTTCCGGTTGCTCGTGGGCAGCTTTACTAATTGAGTCTCTGTCCAACAATTCTGAGCACCTGCTGAACGTGCTGATCGTTGAGGCATGCAAGCGAAATGGGCTTGCTGAAGAAACCGGGTGGAGCAGTCGCGAAAAACCGCTCTGCTCGCCCCTTGAGCCGTTGAGATTATAG